The sequence ACACATCATCGTcgtcatcatcatcttcatcatcatcatcttcatcttcatctgcGACGTTGACCGATCCcgaagtttctttatttttaatcttaattgttTCCACTCTATCCGTCGGTTGCATTTCTTCTGAATAGTTTTCGGTCGTCATTTCTGTAGTTGTTTGATCTGTAGTCGTGAAAATGAtatcaccaccaccaccaccgccGCCTCCATCAGTCTCGTCTGTACCTTTGGTTTCTTCAAGTACCTGCATAGATGTAATCGTCATCATAGTCGatgttatatattctttttctttatcatcGATCGTTGGAGTTTCCGTTTCGGTCGGAGTTTCCATCATTGTTGAAGGAGATGAAGGCGCGATAAATTTTTCGGTAGTTTTGACCGCTTTAGGTGTAGTCGATCTAACTCTGTTTCTCGGTGTTGTTTGAACTACAGCGACGGGTGTTTTTATAggttttaaattcacttttactGGTGGTTGAGCGGGTCGTAAAACTGAGAGATTCGGAACCGGCTTTTCTTTGATGAccggtttctttttctttttattagacgAATCGGATCCGAAGAATCCATCTAGAAATTCTTCACTGAGCGCACTAAATCCTGTATAATCGGCGGAATCGACATCGTTATCGCCCGTTTCATTACTGTcgtcgtcatcgtcatcgtcatcatcGTCTAATCCGAAATCATCATCGTCATCGTCGTCGTCATCGTCATCTAAACCGTAATcgtcatcatcatcttcatcttctttttctttatctggTTTTGTCGAGGGGAACGGTTCGGCCGGATCGATTCTAAGTCCTCCCGGGCCAAAACGAAAACATGACACTCGAAGCGCCGCTTCCACATTATTTAAAGATCTTAGTTCTAATCCTAGACACGCTTTAAACTGATCTCCTTGTTTTTCTATTCCATAAACTCGTCCACAAAATTTAGAAACTCCTCCAGGCAGGCCCATGCACACCGGTGTTGGTTTCTTTCCTgcgaaaaaaaatgtaacattaaaaactCATATCAAATTGTTCTTTCATGAAATTTAGGTTACGCTTCATCAAATGtgatcttaaattatttattctttaagattATTCTCTTCTATATTTATTCAGCATCGCTGTTGAAGGGcaatataaaatttagtgaagtttttcttgttctttaattgttctttaatagTTGTTTtgtccaaatttaatttttttcatataaatgttttcttaatcATGCTTTCGctagaaaaaatacagttaacGATTTTTAAAGATATGTCGACGATTGCAGTGAGTGTTGAAGAACTAAAATAATGAGttcgaaaacaaaatttttgttttatatatatatatatgcatatacatatatacatatgtatacatacagtgattcaaaatttcacagcaatCTTTtggaagatgattctatagccaaatgtaagaaaaaatgttcatacaaacgcAGGCCAGAAAATGGTTAGTTAGCGAGTTTTCGGCTCGCGGAACATTTACTCGTACTCCTGCTTTCTGCTCCTTCTTTcgaattaaaccgtactaaaattcttgggataaAAATCAAGGCGTTTgttgatttcttatgattttgatataagaaattgaataaaagtggtacTAGACTTCTATctcttatattttaagaaaaacagtgtAAAACGTAAAAacagggaaaatattttttttaggtttgaaataaaataactttgttaatttataaataacaaataaaactttctggttaattttttagaaaatttaatgcaaataaataagatCATATAATGTTTTGGGGCAATGAAGATAAAAATTGGTCATTTAATTGGTATATTATCggtctaaaatattttaatgagatgGAAAagtactgttaaaattattatgttcggTTCTGGGGAAAATTTAATTTCGAAAACACAgggaaattgattaaaaaaagaagaaaattgtttataaaaattaaaaaaaaaaaaaaaaataactaggtTCAAATACGaaaagttaattgtttattttagtaacaaattACAAACGAGTAATGTCTATGATAGAAGAACCATTTATCACGTGATGTTCTGTGATGTAATTTGAGTGatttaacaagtaaattattaatttcaacacaaatattttagtgtaaaaaaaattgtcttttaaaaaaattacattttaagttataaattgtaTCATTTGCCAACCTCTATGGCGTATTGTAACCTCTTAGTCTTTTATCCAAAAAGTCTTCAATTCTGATCCTGATCATGCACGACTTTCATACACTAAACGAATTTATACCCTAACAACTGTTGATCCTTTTTTGTTGGAtttgaataaatcaaatataacatttttgagaaaaatgtttttgtaagaacgtctttgatatttatttggtaataaacactgaatttttttacgAACGTTCTATCtatgaaaatttatgtacataaatgCGAGTTTGTGGATCTGTTGGCAAAAACATCAAGCGGGAACCAACCGGCCGATTGCtttcaaagaaaatttcaagATATATTCTTGCTGTCCCAGGAAAGGTTTTCAAGCTATACTTGAGGCCTTAGCCCACttggggtgaagttgtgaattaaagatattcgttaaacaaaaaaatcaaacctGTTACTTCGTtataccgtgtgtttcaaaatgaatatcggggttttaaagctatgtaatatttctcaggtttcacgtacattgattaattatacatgaaatgaaagagaaacacaAATAGTTTTAGCTGTGCGTTACAGCTGCGTCCATattgtttacagctgttacaagctaGGCCGTGGCCTACAGATTACGGTTTGCGTACTACCTTCGCAAATGAAATGACGAttagcttcgcaaatgaaatgattGCGATAGCTTCCCACCGTGtcgatgaagactttctttatcgtgtcgtattctgtgacgagtcaacatttcatgttaatggaaaagtaaagaCTCATGATGTGCATATCTGGGGaacagaaaatcctcacgaaatatttcAGAGTGAAGGAAATTCTCTgaaaaactgaaactaaaaaactgaatgttttttattccgtatcccgacggcaagtttacgggccgttctttttcgcggaagcaattgtgtctggaatgaactatcttgatatgctacagcTATGGCTCTTTCTATTTACTGCAATACGAACTACATAAGTATTTGGAATTTATTTGGCAataagatggtgcgcctcctcagTGGCATAACAATGTAtctgatcggttgaatgaaattctccctgaCCGCTAGATTGGTCGCTGGGGCCCAGATGACAGAGCTTGATTGCCGTGGCTTTCACGTTCGCCCAATTTGACCtcgtgcgatttttttctttggggatttataAAGAATCAAGTGTATGTACCACCGTTACCAGCTGACTTAACTTGAGAcataggattgaagcagctgttacATCAATTACTCCAAATTTGCTAATTAAAGTACGGGATGAtttctcctatcggctggatgtatGCCGTGTGAtgaatggtgctcacattgaatcCATCcatgaacttataaaaaaagctCTTTGgattgctctttcatttcatgtacaatttattaatgaaagtaaaacttactaaatataacataactttaaaacctcgATACTCATTTTGAAACACACTTCTCTCAACTtggtaatagaaatataatttggcaataaaatataataaaataaaaggactaattattttttttttaatgacttagaACCTCGGTTAGTACAGATTAAACGTTTCATTTCTTCCATGTTccaatttttctcattaataataaaatgtttttcaaacatggACTTTTCCATACCGGAGTTTTGACTGTGCCGGACTTATGAACTTTTCTGTATAAGCCGGTGTATAAAATTAATGGTGCTGCTGGCAGAATgagataaaacaaagaaaaattattttatatttgttaattattcgtTAATAATATATACTACACTGTAtatatgtactaaaaaaaaaacgtaaattaccTGAAAGCGTTATATTTCTAAGAACTCGATCACCGAATTTCATCGTTATACCGAATTCATTTTCTCTCAGAAAAGTAATTGCTGCacatcctgaaaaataaaaaaaagtaatagtaacaattatgttcaaaaaaatatgtatatgtgtgttaaTTATTAGACTGCAATTTAcacgtataaataataatttagattccCGTTTAAACCAAAGACTCTAATGTGTAGATGTTATAACAAAACACcttctaaaaaaatttgtctaagttgttttacttttcttaataataatgattattattattaaaattttaatttattttcttgtcaCACAAAACAATATCTAAGTGATTTTTTGAATTATCATGATTTATGTAGTaggaattttaaagatttttttaaccgTATATAAGAAGTTATATACACCAGCTATACGTGTACGTCAATAAAAGGACAAACCCTTTTAACGGTACTTCGAACAATGGAGAATCacaatagttaataatttattcatattatcataacataataaaaatgaaagttcagGCAACACAcatttgaaattatgaaata comes from Lycorma delicatula isolate Av1 chromosome 3, ASM4794821v1, whole genome shotgun sequence and encodes:
- the LOC142320885 gene encoding uncharacterized protein LOC142320885, with the translated sequence MRLSVVFELLLIFLIIAFAASRVIDSKAKHKSLFKKGKKHMFKQTEPNKYCACSNTMCNCCRDFNLPVIQVRGPGCAAITFLRENEFGITMKFGDRVLRNITLSGKKPTPVCMGLPGGVSKFCGRVYGIEKQGDQFKACLGLELRSLNNVEAALRVSCFRFGPGGLRIDPAEPFPSTKPDKEKEDEDDDDDYGLDDDDDDDDDDDFGLDDDDDDDDDDSNETGDNDVDSADYTGFSALSEEFLDGFFGSDSSNKKKKKPVIKEKPVPNLSVLRPAQPPVKVNLKPIKTPVAVVQTTPRNRVRSTTPKAVKTTEKFIAPSSPSTMMETPTETETPTIDDKEKEYITSTMMTITSMQVLEETKGTDETDGGGGGGGGDIIFTTTDQTTTEMTTENYSEEMQPTDRVETIKIKNKETSGSVNVADEDEDDDDEDDDDDDDVSSIVDGDLLGDDSDENVSNTESKGRPAEKDEEIDDVLEGILEEIEGDDDDKQKVQVKQRTIPLSVKNTTSTPPITTDRPITTIIVQNPIIEKLAKTPNQQIIITPPPEGGMRLYFSDPRHPPKARSPLSARSGREHRRMRLPPLGTEVVWT